The following coding sequences lie in one Drosophila sulfurigaster albostrigata strain 15112-1811.04 chromosome 2R, ASM2355843v2, whole genome shotgun sequence genomic window:
- the LOC133839246 gene encoding pyrroline-5-carboxylate reductase 3 produces the protein MAAIGKIGFLGGGNMAKALAKGFIAAGLTKPSGVIASVHPADKISQQSFQGLGIETLVENAPVVEQSKIVFISVKPQVVPQVLSEIKDLSANKLFLSVAMGITLETLESSLSADSRVIRVMPNTPALVCSGCSVFVRGKLANDADAQITKRLLEAVGTCEQVDESQLDIVTALSGSGPAYVFVMIEALADGAVRMGMPRDMAYRLAAQTVLGSGHMVRECNTHPGQLKDNVTSPAGSTAAALKHLEQSGFRAAVAGAVEAATLRCREISSKPT, from the exons atggcTGCTATTGGAAAAATTGGATTCCTTGGCGGTGGCAACATGGCAAAGGCGCTGGCCAAAGGCTTTATTGCAGCAGGGTTAACGAAACCCAGCGGCGTTATTGCCAGCGTTCATCCCGCTGACAAGATATCACAGCAATCGTTCCAAGGACTGGGAATTGAAACCCTCGTGGAGAATGCACCCGTTGTGGAACAATCTAAGATTGTTTTCATCTCCGTCAAACCACAAGTGGTGCCCCAAGTTCTCTCCGAGATCAAAGACCTTAGCGCCAATAAGCTCTTCCTCTCGGTGGCCATGGGAATCACATTGGAAACACTGGAGTCCAGTTTATCCGCCGACTCTCGAGTTATACGCGTCATGCCAAATACGCCTGCGCTTGTCTGCTCCGGCTGTTCTGTGTTTGTGCGTGGCAAGCTGGCCAATGATGCAGATGCTCAGATCACAAAGCGCTTACTCGAAGCCGTTGGCACCTGCGAGCAGGTCGATGAATCCCAGTTGGATATTGTTACAGCACTAAGTGGCAGTGGACCTGCCTATGTTTTCGTGATGATCGAAGCCTTGGCTGATGGCGCTGTGCGCATGGGGATGCCCAGGGATATGGCCTATCGTCTGGCAGCACAAACCGTGCTTGGATCTGGGCATATGGTGCGTGAGTGCAACACGCATCCGGGGCAGCTGAAAGATAATGTCACAAGTCCAGCTGGTTCAACAGCAGCGGCTCTAAAACACCTTGAGCAATCGG GCTTTCGGGCGGCGGTTGCCGGTGCGGTGGAAGCGGCAACGTTGCGCTGTCGCGAGATTTCCAGCAAGCCGACATAG